The following coding sequences are from one Kallotenue papyrolyticum window:
- the mltG gene encoding endolytic transglycosylase MltG, with amino-acid sequence MNRLFRALMFLVIIGGIIVGGASELLRSEIARAADPTSDEVVEFVVEPGQSVSEIAANLKRAGLIRQPLLFRLMASRQQASANLQAGTYQLTPSMTMAQIIAALQSAPSSEEVQITIIPGMRMEEVAEVMVQAGLVDDPEAFLAVARDAMPFKENHALLESIPEGQGLEGYLFPDTYRVEATATVTEVIEKILTEGFDANFSTFETEIIAEGPDGNPPTVHQIVTMASIVQREAANNEEMPHLAYIFWNRLKPEHADEVAGRLQADPTLQYALGEPGNWWPKLDELTTEEINNNTHPYNTRYIQGLPPGPIANPGLQALRAAARPGALRPDGSDGSDDLYFVAKCGEPGHAFAATLAEFQQLEQAYLNCPSR; translated from the coding sequence TTGAATCGCTTGTTTCGCGCCCTGATGTTTCTGGTCATCATCGGCGGGATCATCGTCGGTGGCGCCAGCGAGCTGTTGCGCAGCGAGATCGCGCGCGCAGCCGATCCGACCTCCGACGAGGTCGTCGAGTTCGTGGTTGAGCCGGGCCAGAGCGTCTCGGAGATCGCCGCCAATCTCAAGCGCGCCGGTTTGATCCGCCAGCCGTTGCTGTTTCGGCTGATGGCCTCGCGCCAGCAGGCCAGCGCCAACCTGCAGGCCGGCACCTATCAGCTCACACCAAGTATGACCATGGCGCAGATCATCGCGGCGCTCCAGTCCGCGCCCAGCAGCGAGGAGGTACAGATCACCATCATCCCCGGTATGCGCATGGAAGAGGTGGCCGAGGTGATGGTGCAGGCCGGGCTGGTCGACGATCCGGAGGCGTTTCTGGCCGTGGCCCGCGACGCGATGCCCTTCAAGGAGAACCATGCCCTGTTGGAGTCGATCCCTGAGGGCCAGGGCCTGGAGGGCTACCTCTTCCCCGACACCTACCGCGTCGAAGCGACGGCAACGGTGACCGAGGTGATCGAAAAGATCCTCACCGAAGGCTTCGATGCCAACTTCAGCACCTTTGAGACCGAGATCATCGCCGAGGGGCCGGATGGCAACCCGCCGACGGTGCATCAGATCGTCACCATGGCCTCGATCGTGCAGCGCGAGGCGGCCAACAACGAGGAGATGCCACACCTGGCCTACATCTTCTGGAACCGGCTCAAGCCCGAGCATGCCGATGAGGTCGCCGGTCGTCTGCAGGCCGATCCGACGCTGCAGTACGCGCTGGGCGAGCCCGGCAACTGGTGGCCTAAGCTGGACGAGCTGACCACCGAGGAGATCAACAACAACACCCATCCCTACAACACGCGCTACATCCAGGGCCTGCCGCCCGGGCCGATCGCCAATCCGGGTCTGCAGGCGCTACGCGCGGCGGCCCGTCCAGGGGCGCTGCGGCCCGACGGCAGCGATGGCAGCGACGATCTCTACTTTGTGGCCAAGTGCGGCGAGCCGGGCCACGCCTTTGCCGCCACGCTGGCCGAGTTCCAGCAACTGGAGCAAGCGTACCTGAACTGTCCATCGCGCTAG
- a CDS encoding MGDG synthase family glycosyltransferase, producing MARVLILHASVGSGHKRAAEALAAAFARRMPGQVRVEDVLDYTNPLFREAYAHSYLRLTDKLPGLWGYVYEQTDRDLFRFTTEIRALVDAIWTRGLRRLLRSYQPNVVVCTHFLPVEVLSRHKSRAHLRQPLYCVLTDYSAHAFWAYRDVDRYFVATEETRRELVERGVPAGAIQVTGIPVHPDVTEPKERAACRRQLGYDAETPLIVLFGGGLDPNRVRVIISGLLQRQFAATLVVVAGRNRGLLQELHDLTGNERLRLVKLGFIDYVDDLVVAADLVITKAGGLTVSEVLARGRPMIIIDPIPGQEESNADYLVSVGAAAGIRLPQHVPFAITQLLSDAERLATMSHDATRAARPRAALEIVETILSDIGERRV from the coding sequence ATGGCGCGTGTTTTGATCCTGCATGCCTCGGTCGGCTCCGGCCACAAGCGCGCGGCCGAAGCGCTGGCGGCTGCCTTTGCCCGACGCATGCCCGGCCAGGTGCGCGTCGAGGACGTTCTGGATTATACCAACCCGCTCTTTCGCGAGGCCTACGCCCACTCCTACCTGCGCCTGACCGATAAGCTGCCGGGGTTGTGGGGCTATGTCTACGAACAGACCGATCGCGATCTGTTCCGCTTCACCACCGAGATTCGCGCGCTGGTAGACGCGATCTGGACGCGCGGGCTGCGCCGTTTGCTGCGCTCGTACCAGCCCAACGTCGTGGTCTGCACCCATTTTTTGCCGGTGGAAGTCCTGTCGCGGCACAAGAGTCGCGCCCACCTGCGCCAGCCGCTCTACTGCGTGCTGACCGACTACAGCGCACACGCCTTCTGGGCCTACCGCGACGTGGATCGCTACTTCGTCGCCACCGAGGAGACGCGCCGCGAACTGGTGGAGCGCGGCGTGCCCGCCGGAGCCATTCAGGTCACCGGCATCCCGGTCCACCCCGACGTGACGGAGCCCAAAGAGCGTGCCGCCTGTCGTCGGCAGCTCGGCTACGACGCCGAGACGCCGCTGATCGTGCTGTTTGGCGGTGGGCTCGACCCCAACCGGGTGCGGGTGATCATCAGCGGGCTGCTCCAGCGTCAGTTCGCTGCGACGCTGGTGGTAGTAGCCGGCAGGAACCGAGGGCTGCTCCAGGAGCTGCACGATCTGACCGGCAACGAACGCCTACGGCTTGTGAAGCTGGGCTTTATCGATTACGTCGATGATCTGGTCGTCGCCGCCGACCTGGTGATCACCAAAGCCGGAGGCCTGACCGTCTCGGAGGTGCTGGCGCGGGGACGCCCGATGATCATTATCGATCCGATTCCCGGCCAGGAGGAGAGCAACGCCGATTATTTGGTCAGCGTTGGCGCGGCCGCCGGCATTCGCCTGCCACAGCACGTACCCTTTGCCATTACCCAACTGCTGAGCGATGCGGAACGGCTCGCGACAATGAGCCACGACGCGACCCGGGCGGCACGACCACGCGCTGCGCTGGAGATCGTTGAGACGATCCTGAGCGACATCGGCGAGCGGCGGGTGTAG
- a CDS encoding shikimate dehydrogenase, protein MITTGLIGDPVAHSVSPAMHNAAFAHYGLPDRYTLWPTPAAALSGRIAALRAVGMRGANVTLPHKTAVIALLDELDPVAAAVGAVNTIVRLPDGRLRGLNTDVAGFLRALAQAGVDAAGRTALLLGAGGAARAVGYGLIMAGVAALVVANRTPARAAALVDDLRTSAGPATRLTATALDDDALGAALAEADVLINATSAGLHAEALPVPEAALGPRLLVVDLIYRTTPLLRAAAARGARTQDGLEMLVQQGALAFEAWTGLAAPLEVMRAAAHVALKEQV, encoded by the coding sequence ATGATCACCACGGGGCTGATCGGCGATCCGGTGGCGCATAGCGTGTCGCCGGCGATGCACAACGCTGCCTTTGCGCACTATGGCCTGCCGGATCGCTATACGCTGTGGCCCACGCCTGCCGCGGCGCTGTCCGGACGCATCGCGGCGCTGCGCGCGGTGGGTATGCGTGGCGCGAACGTGACGCTGCCGCACAAAACCGCGGTGATCGCGCTGCTGGATGAGCTCGATCCGGTGGCAGCGGCGGTGGGCGCGGTGAACACGATCGTGCGCCTGCCGGATGGACGGCTGCGCGGCCTGAACACCGACGTGGCCGGCTTTCTGCGCGCCCTGGCGCAGGCCGGCGTCGATGCGGCGGGGCGGACGGCGCTGCTGTTGGGCGCGGGCGGCGCGGCGCGGGCGGTGGGCTATGGGCTGATCATGGCTGGCGTTGCGGCGCTGGTGGTGGCCAATCGCACGCCGGCACGTGCCGCGGCGCTGGTGGACGACCTGCGCACGAGCGCGGGACCGGCCACGCGCCTGACGGCGACGGCGCTTGACGATGACGCCCTGGGCGCGGCTCTGGCCGAGGCCGATGTGCTGATCAACGCTACCTCCGCCGGGTTGCACGCCGAGGCGCTGCCGGTGCCGGAGGCGGCGCTGGGGCCGCGTCTGCTGGTGGTCGATCTGATCTATCGCACTACGCCTCTGCTCCGAGCGGCTGCAGCGCGCGGCGCGCGCACGCAGGACGGACTGGAGATGCTGGTGCAGCAGGGCGCGCTGGCCTTTGAAGCCTGGACCGGCCTGGCCGCGCCGCTGGAGGTCATGCGCGCGGCGGCGCACGTAGCGCTGAAGGAGCAAGTGTGA
- a CDS encoding protein kinase domain-containing protein, translating into MFDHLPVGTVVEGQQGRYEVLAVVGRGGMGVVYRVRDLATGAIWALKEQRPAEPLKPDELEESRRLFEQEARLVLSISHPNAVSGRELFEWQGRQYFVMEFVNGETLEKRLREANAPAFEQDALRWTIQMARVLHYLHSQQPPIIYRDLKPANVILTPEGTIKFIDFGVARTHKVGKAKDTVAIGTYGYAPPEQYGKGQTDARSDVYTLGATLYHLLTNLPPRPLHTPKPGEIQALNPSVQPATEQIVIRAMQQEREARYPSALAMEQAMQARLREPVPSTLVTPAAAPVAVPEDATVRTAAPVVPPRARASRAPAVGPTARQVPLVVPVTPVVEPGARFCPNCGRGNKAAARFCAACGAALPVVSAAPAVAPAPQPAPLPAARFRVVTPRGTWEFPLLTLPIRIGRRDPSQNHYPELDLADYDRGHASRRHAVVERRGDQYVLTDIGSVNGTLINGRPLPPHRPHPLRGGDRIKIGDVELLFEWV; encoded by the coding sequence GTGTTCGATCATTTGCCGGTTGGAACCGTGGTCGAAGGCCAGCAGGGCCGCTACGAGGTGCTCGCTGTCGTCGGGCGTGGCGGCATGGGCGTGGTGTACCGCGTGCGCGATCTGGCCACGGGCGCGATCTGGGCGCTCAAGGAGCAGCGCCCGGCCGAGCCGCTCAAGCCCGACGAGTTGGAAGAGAGCCGCCGTCTGTTCGAGCAGGAAGCGCGGCTGGTGCTGAGCATCAGCCATCCCAACGCAGTTTCCGGGCGCGAGCTGTTCGAGTGGCAGGGGCGGCAGTATTTCGTGATGGAGTTTGTCAACGGCGAGACGCTGGAGAAGCGGCTGCGCGAGGCGAACGCGCCCGCCTTTGAGCAGGATGCGCTGCGCTGGACGATCCAGATGGCGCGCGTACTGCACTACCTCCACAGCCAGCAGCCGCCGATCATCTACCGCGATCTCAAACCGGCCAACGTCATCCTGACGCCCGAGGGCACGATCAAGTTTATCGACTTCGGCGTGGCGCGCACCCACAAGGTCGGCAAGGCCAAGGATACCGTGGCGATCGGCACCTACGGCTACGCGCCGCCGGAGCAGTACGGCAAGGGCCAGACCGACGCGCGCTCGGATGTCTATACCCTGGGCGCGACGCTCTACCACCTGCTCACCAATCTACCGCCGCGTCCGCTGCATACGCCCAAACCGGGTGAGATCCAGGCGCTCAATCCCTCGGTGCAACCGGCGACCGAACAGATCGTGATTCGCGCCATGCAGCAGGAGCGCGAGGCGCGCTATCCCTCGGCGCTGGCTATGGAGCAGGCCATGCAGGCGCGGCTGCGCGAGCCGGTGCCCTCCACCCTTGTCACGCCGGCAGCGGCGCCGGTGGCGGTGCCCGAGGACGCCACGGTACGCACCGCGGCGCCGGTGGTGCCACCGCGCGCGCGGGCCTCGCGCGCGCCTGCCGTCGGTCCGACTGCGCGGCAGGTGCCGTTGGTCGTGCCGGTCACGCCCGTGGTCGAGCCGGGCGCGCGCTTCTGCCCCAACTGCGGACGCGGCAACAAAGCCGCGGCGCGCTTCTGCGCCGCCTGCGGCGCGGCCTTGCCGGTCGTCTCAGCCGCACCCGCAGTGGCCCCGGCGCCTCAGCCCGCGCCGCTACCCGCAGCGCGCTTCCGCGTGGTTACACCGCGTGGCACGTGGGAGTTTCCGCTGCTGACGCTGCCGATTCGCATCGGTCGGCGCGATCCGTCCCAGAACCACTATCCGGAGCTGGACCTGGCCGATTACGACCGCGGTCATGCCTCGCGGCGGCACGCAGTCGTGGAGCGGCGTGGCGATCAGTACGTGCTCACCGATATCGGCAGCGTCAACGGCACGCTGATCAACGGACGGCCATTGCCGCCCCATCGTCCCCATCCCCTGCGCGGCGGCGACCGCATCAAGATCGGCGATGTTGAGCTGCTGTTTGAATGGGTGTGA